Proteins encoded together in one Paracidovorax wautersii window:
- a CDS encoding sensor histidine kinase N-terminal domain-containing protein — MSAPQPAVAPPVLPSLRSRLLRHVLVPLALTWFAGAAISVLVANGFTQRAFDRSLLDDAYAVAANVRLNEGALDLALTSRELKSVLFDQVETVYFAVLLPDGTQLSGNASLPVPPPRGDDAYRFSDISYRGRALRAVRVRVNEPQAFEVITAQTVHARSAMLRGVLLYSAVSQVLLLGLLAFWMRRAIQAELQPLADFQAALADRDARDLEPVAVASSTRDLQHLGGAVNGLLERVAQGVRAQREFAGNVAHELRTPLAGIRALAAYGLAQKDPAVWREQLAGVADSEARTSHLVDQLLALALADEVRGAMPRQPLALNELVRDAVLPFLPRADAAGVDLGARGLEQPVRVAGQAVLIEGVVNNLIDNALRYGRPEDDGVVPRITVEIVREGPEGPDGARVVLTVLDNGPGIDPDLRAELLQRWAQGREGERLGQGAGLGLAIVARYADLLGARLVLGTGPDGQGLRVGLVFAPV; from the coding sequence GTGAGCGCACCGCAGCCCGCGGTCGCGCCGCCCGTCCTGCCGTCCCTGCGCTCACGTCTGCTGCGCCACGTGCTGGTGCCGCTGGCGCTGACCTGGTTCGCGGGCGCTGCCATTTCGGTGCTGGTGGCCAACGGCTTCACGCAGCGGGCCTTCGACCGGTCGCTGCTCGACGACGCCTATGCCGTGGCGGCCAACGTGCGGCTCAACGAAGGCGCTCTGGATCTGGCCCTCACCTCGCGCGAACTCAAGTCGGTGCTCTTCGACCAGGTGGAGACGGTCTATTTCGCGGTGCTGCTGCCCGACGGCACGCAGCTGTCGGGCAACGCGAGCCTGCCCGTGCCGCCGCCGCGCGGCGACGACGCCTACCGGTTCTCGGACATCAGCTACCGCGGCCGGGCCCTGCGCGCCGTGCGCGTGCGCGTGAACGAGCCGCAGGCCTTCGAGGTCATCACGGCACAGACGGTGCACGCGCGCAGTGCCATGCTGCGCGGCGTGCTGCTGTATTCAGCGGTCTCCCAGGTGCTGCTGCTGGGGTTGCTGGCGTTCTGGATGCGCCGGGCCATCCAGGCCGAGTTGCAGCCGCTGGCGGACTTCCAGGCGGCCTTGGCGGACCGCGATGCACGGGACCTGGAGCCGGTGGCGGTGGCGTCGTCCACGCGCGATCTGCAGCACCTGGGCGGGGCGGTGAACGGCCTGCTGGAGCGCGTGGCCCAGGGCGTGCGGGCGCAGCGCGAATTTGCCGGCAACGTGGCGCACGAGCTGCGCACGCCGCTGGCCGGCATCCGCGCCCTGGCGGCCTATGGCCTGGCTCAGAAGGACCCGGCCGTGTGGCGCGAGCAGCTCGCCGGCGTGGCCGACAGCGAGGCCCGCACCAGCCACCTGGTGGACCAGCTGCTGGCCTTGGCCCTGGCGGACGAGGTGCGCGGCGCCATGCCGCGCCAGCCCCTGGCCTTGAACGAACTGGTGCGCGATGCCGTGCTGCCCTTTCTGCCGCGTGCCGATGCCGCTGGCGTGGACCTGGGCGCCCGCGGGCTGGAGCAGCCGGTGCGGGTGGCGGGGCAGGCGGTGCTCATCGAGGGGGTGGTGAACAACCTGATCGACAACGCACTGCGCTATGGCCGCCCGGAGGACGACGGCGTCGTGCCGCGCATCACGGTGGAGATCGTGCGCGAGGGCCCTGAGGGGCCGGACGGGGCCCGCGTGGTGCTGACCGTGCTGGACAACGGCCCGGGCATCGACCCGGACCTGCGCGCGGAGCTGCTGCAGCGCTGGGCGCAGGGCCGCGAAGGCGAGCGCCTGGGGCAGGGCGCCGGCCTGGGGCTGGCCATCGTGGCGCGCTACGCCGATCTGCTGGGTGCGCGACTGGTGCTGGGCACCGGGCCGGACGGACAGGGGCTGCGCGTGGGGCTGGTGTTCGCGCCGGTCTAG
- a CDS encoding response regulator transcription factor: MRILLVEDDAVLRGVMQRSLADAGHRVDAASTVADADHFWKVQPFDAVLLDLNLPLDGRPLSQQGSGLSALRAARARGDRTPVLVLTARDRKEERIAGLDAGADDYLGKPFDLDEVEARLRALVRRSQSADDRTRTGTLELDRRARRFTLQGQPFELPAREFEVLWELMTPPCRVVSKRTLSEKLSDFDDTLGDNALEAFISRLRRKLQGSGAGIRTMRGLGYMLEADPGGAVAGLPESAP; this comes from the coding sequence ATGCGCATCCTCCTGGTCGAAGACGACGCCGTGCTGCGCGGCGTGATGCAGCGCAGCCTGGCCGACGCCGGTCATCGCGTGGACGCCGCCAGCACCGTGGCCGATGCCGACCATTTCTGGAAAGTGCAGCCCTTCGATGCCGTGCTGCTGGATCTGAACCTGCCGCTGGACGGGCGCCCGCTCAGCCAGCAGGGCAGCGGCCTGTCGGCCCTGCGTGCTGCGCGGGCGCGGGGCGACCGCACGCCCGTGCTGGTGCTCACGGCGCGCGATCGCAAGGAAGAGCGCATCGCCGGGCTGGACGCCGGCGCCGACGATTACCTGGGCAAGCCGTTCGATCTGGACGAGGTGGAAGCCCGACTGCGCGCCCTGGTGCGCCGCAGCCAGAGCGCCGACGACCGCACCCGCACCGGCACCTTGGAGCTGGACCGCCGCGCCCGCCGCTTCACGCTGCAGGGCCAGCCCTTCGAGCTGCCGGCGCGCGAGTTCGAGGTGCTGTGGGAGCTGATGACGCCGCCGTGCCGCGTCGTGAGCAAGCGCACCTTGTCGGAGAAGCTCTCGGACTTCGACGACACGCTGGGCGACAACGCGCTGGAGGCCTTCATCTCGCGCCTGCGCAGGAAGTTGCAGGGCAGCGGCGCGGGCATCCGGACGATGCGCGGGCTGGGTTACATGCTGGAGGCCGACCCCGGGGGCGCCGTTGCCGGCCTGCCGGAGTCCGCTCCGTGA
- a CDS encoding TolC family protein, giving the protein MRSTTPSPSLRRPAALRAAAAASLLACGAAWLTAVPAHAQNALPTPAANAAASTGTGWTLAQALAAARDNSDVNQARQELAGARADVLGANHAPLPSLTTKASSIDLQHGPGPGNVFTRKRIDKSVGIDWTWERGGKRALRTQAAERAADAAQADVEGVQVQQAQAALSAYYDLLAAQDRLREVAAIERSLGDVAGLADRRVKAGDLSAQDAARTRIEADRARADTRAAEQARDDAALALAQVTGSTGSRLEAVDTPWPALAGDPPATDADLAAWAETRADVRAALARAQAAQAALDGANALRRSDWTVGASVDHFPGTSTRQVELRVQVPLQWGYQYQGEIGRAQADYAKAQDALDNTRRLALLDLQRLHQTQESAARRAADYDQGVLPRARQVADSAELAYRKGALALTDLLDAQRTLRATLLDALAARADYAKARGAWLLRTRPQVLAGAP; this is encoded by the coding sequence ATGCGCTCCACGACCCCTTCTCCTTCGCTCCGCCGCCCTGCCGCGCTGCGGGCCGCCGCTGCCGCCAGCCTGCTGGCCTGCGGCGCCGCATGGCTCACGGCCGTGCCCGCCCATGCCCAGAATGCGCTGCCGACGCCCGCCGCCAATGCCGCAGCATCCACGGGCACCGGCTGGACCCTTGCCCAGGCGCTGGCCGCCGCCCGCGACAACAGCGACGTCAACCAGGCCCGCCAGGAACTGGCCGGCGCGCGCGCCGATGTGCTGGGCGCCAACCACGCCCCGCTGCCCTCGCTGACCACCAAGGCCAGCTCCATCGATCTGCAGCACGGCCCCGGCCCGGGCAACGTGTTCACGCGCAAGCGCATCGACAAGTCGGTGGGCATCGACTGGACCTGGGAGCGCGGCGGCAAGCGCGCGCTGCGCACCCAGGCGGCCGAGCGCGCGGCGGACGCCGCCCAGGCCGACGTGGAGGGCGTGCAGGTGCAGCAGGCGCAGGCCGCCCTGTCCGCCTATTACGACCTGCTGGCCGCGCAGGACCGGCTGCGCGAGGTGGCGGCCATCGAGCGCAGCCTGGGCGACGTGGCCGGCCTGGCCGACCGCCGCGTGAAGGCCGGCGATCTGTCCGCGCAGGACGCGGCCCGCACCCGCATCGAGGCCGACCGCGCCCGCGCCGACACGCGCGCGGCCGAGCAGGCGCGCGACGACGCGGCCCTGGCGCTGGCACAGGTCACCGGCAGCACGGGCAGCCGCCTGGAAGCCGTGGACACGCCGTGGCCCGCCCTGGCCGGGGACCCGCCCGCCACCGATGCCGACCTGGCCGCCTGGGCCGAAACCCGTGCCGACGTGCGCGCCGCCCTGGCCCGCGCGCAGGCAGCGCAGGCCGCGCTGGACGGCGCCAACGCGCTGCGCCGATCCGACTGGACGGTGGGTGCCTCCGTGGACCACTTCCCGGGCACCTCCACCCGCCAGGTCGAGTTGCGCGTGCAGGTGCCGCTGCAGTGGGGCTACCAGTACCAGGGCGAGATCGGCCGCGCCCAGGCCGACTACGCCAAGGCGCAGGACGCGCTGGACAACACGCGCCGCCTGGCCCTGCTGGACCTGCAGCGCCTACACCAGACGCAGGAGAGCGCCGCCCGCCGCGCCGCCGACTACGACCAGGGCGTGCTGCCCCGCGCGCGCCAGGTGGCCGACAGCGCCGAGCTGGCCTACCGCAAGGGCGCTCTCGCGCTCACCGACCTGCTGGATGCCCAGCGCACCCTGCGCGCCACGCTGCTCGATGCGCTGGCCGCCCGCGCCGACTACGCCAAGGCGCGCGGGGCCTGGCTGCTGCGCACACGGCCCCAGGTGCTGGCCGGCGCGCCCTGA
- a CDS encoding efflux RND transporter periplasmic adaptor subunit, translated as MMAPLLSRPARRPSARGLLVLAALGSACALLLPGCGKSAADAASPPEPAPPVVQSGQLRFPAGHPQLALLGTVEARAAKDVVVELPARLVWNEERTQRIYPAFAGRVTAMQADLGQSVKAGAPLALLASPDFGVAQADTAKAQAGQSLAQQALKRQRELFEAGIIARKDLEQAEAEAAGAQAEVARAAARTRLYGSASGVNQQLALTTGIAGVVVERNLNPGQEVRPDQNGPALFVVTDPTSLWVQIDARESDLASLRPGDAVTLQVPAYPGTTFTGKVTATADAIDPGTRTIKVRGVVPNTDRRLKAEMLATARVQESRAGGVVVPAPSVVLDGTQHVVYVRREAGVFEPRKVDLAHEGPGEVVVASGLQPGEAVVSQNVLLLARQFQAMAEDTAAPKKEAP; from the coding sequence ATGATGGCTCCCCTCCTCTCCCGTCCCGCCCGGCGCCCGTCCGCCCGCGGCCTGCTGGTCCTGGCCGCGCTGGGCTCGGCCTGCGCCCTGCTCCTGCCCGGCTGCGGCAAATCCGCGGCCGATGCGGCCTCTCCGCCCGAGCCCGCGCCGCCGGTGGTCCAGTCGGGCCAGCTGCGCTTTCCCGCCGGCCACCCGCAGCTCGCCCTGCTGGGCACGGTGGAGGCCCGCGCCGCCAAGGACGTGGTCGTGGAGCTGCCCGCGCGGCTGGTGTGGAACGAGGAGCGCACGCAGCGCATCTACCCGGCCTTCGCCGGCCGCGTGACCGCCATGCAGGCCGACCTGGGCCAGTCGGTCAAGGCCGGGGCCCCGCTGGCGCTGCTGGCCTCGCCGGACTTCGGCGTGGCCCAGGCCGACACGGCCAAGGCCCAGGCGGGCCAGTCGCTGGCGCAGCAGGCACTCAAGCGCCAGCGAGAACTGTTCGAGGCCGGCATCATCGCCCGCAAGGACCTGGAGCAGGCCGAGGCCGAGGCCGCCGGCGCCCAGGCCGAGGTGGCCCGCGCAGCGGCGCGCACCCGCCTGTATGGCAGCGCCAGCGGCGTGAACCAGCAGCTCGCCCTCACCACCGGCATCGCCGGCGTGGTGGTGGAGCGCAACCTCAACCCCGGCCAGGAGGTGCGCCCCGACCAGAACGGCCCGGCGCTGTTCGTGGTGACCGACCCGACCTCGCTGTGGGTGCAGATCGACGCGCGCGAGAGCGATCTGGCGTCCCTGCGGCCGGGCGATGCCGTCACGCTGCAGGTGCCGGCCTATCCCGGCACGACCTTCACCGGCAAGGTGACGGCCACGGCCGATGCCATCGACCCCGGCACGCGGACGATCAAGGTGCGCGGCGTGGTGCCCAACACGGACCGGCGCCTGAAGGCCGAGATGCTCGCCACCGCACGCGTGCAGGAAAGCCGCGCCGGCGGCGTGGTGGTGCCCGCACCGTCCGTGGTGCTCGACGGCACGCAGCACGTGGTCTACGTGCGCCGCGAGGCCGGGGTGTTCGAGCCGCGCAAGGTCGACCTGGCCCATGAAGGGCCGGGCGAGGTCGTCGTCGCCTCCGGCCTGCAGCCCGGCGAGGCCGTGGTGAGCCAGAACGTGCTGCTGCTGGCCCGCCAGTTCCAGGCCATGGCCGAGGACACCGCCGCCCCGAAGAAAGAGGCCCCATGA
- a CDS encoding CusA/CzcA family heavy metal efflux RND transporter, producing MKRLIHFAVHQPLFIVLGVLLFALAGVMAFKNLSVEAFPDVTDTQVTIIALYPGRAAEEVEKQVTLPIEVALSGLPNAIRVFSHTQFGLSFTVVTYDDNANVNLVRQQVSERLRGVDLPPGVEADIAPNATPVGEIMRYRVKGDGHSTTDLRTTEDWTVERALRQVPGVADVVAMGGSIKQYEVQPDLDRLRAYKLTFQNLLDALGRGNANAGGSYVAQGAQQYAIRGIGLLQSSEDIGRIVVAAHGGTPVLIRDVAQVKVGAVPRLGTVGQDDDDDVVTGIVVMRKGENASVVLKNVKDKIADLNARGLPPGVQIVPFYDRTWLMDKTLTTVFRNLVEGALLVSLVLYLFLSNLRASLAVVVVIPLSLLATFMGLKVMGVPANLLSLGAMDFGIIVDGAVIVIENIMHRLAERGEEMDDRDRRDTIIEAAGEVGRPTLFSMLIIIAAHIPIFALQRHEGRIFQPMALSVTTALIGSLIFSLTLVPLLAYWMLRRKLPHGDNRVVGFAKRAYAPVLDWALNRRRTVVVVALAVFGLALVAASRLGSEFLPELDEGTIWVNVRLPASVSNDEAARMLRQVRQALRTVPEVRTTVSKAGQPEDGTDPKTISMAEVFVDVKPAEQWRPGLTHAQLIEEMDRAVSAIPGMEPAFSQPIRDNVLESISQIDGQIVIKVAGDDLVQLKRLTQSIESEIRQVPGVYRAEIDRLGDLPQLVIDIDRDRAARYGLNVGDIQDVIEAALAGKTTTNLWEGERKFAVAVRMPEDRRALSRLPDTPIATPDGGYTTLGSVARIRETSGAMNIAREAGRRTMAIGIFIKDRDMGSVVKDMQTRVQANVPLPAGYQVNWSGEFENQERAMKRLSVVVPISLLLIFVLLFDAFKSFKMASLILINVPLALIGGFVALWVFGIPLSVSAAIGFIALSGQAVLNGVVMLSVFQQLQAGGASVVEAVRQGSMQRLRTVLMTALLAMLGLLPMALSHEIGSETQRPLAIVVIGGLVTATLLTLVVLPALYVAWFGPKDRAPSGQPTTA from the coding sequence ATGAAGCGCCTCATCCACTTCGCGGTGCACCAGCCGCTGTTCATCGTGCTGGGCGTGCTGCTGTTCGCCCTCGCGGGCGTCATGGCCTTCAAGAACCTGTCGGTGGAGGCCTTTCCCGACGTGACCGACACGCAGGTCACCATCATCGCGCTGTACCCGGGGCGCGCCGCCGAAGAGGTGGAGAAGCAGGTCACCCTGCCCATCGAGGTGGCGCTGTCCGGCCTGCCCAATGCCATCCGCGTGTTCTCGCACACGCAGTTCGGCCTGTCGTTCACCGTGGTCACGTACGACGACAACGCCAACGTCAACCTGGTGCGCCAGCAGGTCAGCGAGCGCCTGCGGGGCGTGGACCTGCCGCCGGGCGTGGAAGCCGATATCGCCCCCAACGCGACGCCGGTGGGCGAAATCATGCGCTACCGCGTCAAGGGCGACGGGCACTCCACCACCGACCTGCGCACCACCGAGGACTGGACCGTGGAGCGGGCGCTGCGCCAGGTGCCCGGCGTGGCCGACGTGGTGGCCATGGGCGGCTCGATCAAGCAATACGAGGTGCAGCCCGACCTGGACAGGCTGCGCGCGTACAAGCTCACCTTCCAGAACCTGCTGGATGCGCTGGGCCGCGGCAATGCCAACGCCGGCGGCAGCTATGTGGCGCAGGGCGCACAGCAGTACGCCATCCGCGGCATCGGCCTGCTGCAGTCGAGCGAGGACATCGGCCGCATCGTCGTGGCCGCGCACGGCGGCACGCCCGTGCTGATCCGCGACGTGGCCCAGGTGAAGGTGGGCGCGGTCCCGCGCCTGGGCACCGTGGGGCAGGACGACGACGACGACGTGGTGACCGGCATCGTCGTCATGCGCAAGGGCGAGAACGCGAGCGTGGTGCTCAAGAACGTCAAGGACAAGATCGCCGACCTGAACGCGCGCGGCCTGCCGCCGGGCGTGCAGATCGTGCCGTTCTACGACCGCACGTGGCTGATGGACAAGACGCTCACCACCGTGTTCCGCAACCTCGTGGAGGGTGCGCTGCTGGTGTCGCTGGTGCTGTACCTGTTCCTGTCCAACCTGCGCGCCAGCCTGGCCGTGGTGGTGGTGATTCCACTGTCGCTGCTGGCCACGTTCATGGGCCTCAAGGTGATGGGCGTGCCGGCCAACCTGCTGAGCCTGGGGGCCATGGACTTCGGCATCATCGTGGACGGCGCGGTGATCGTGATCGAGAACATCATGCACCGCCTGGCCGAGCGCGGCGAGGAGATGGACGACCGCGACCGGCGCGACACCATCATCGAAGCGGCGGGCGAAGTGGGCCGGCCCACGCTGTTCTCGATGCTCATCATCATCGCGGCGCACATCCCCATCTTCGCGCTGCAGCGCCACGAGGGCCGCATCTTCCAGCCCATGGCGCTGTCGGTCACCACCGCGCTCATCGGCTCGCTGATCTTCTCGCTCACCCTGGTGCCGCTGCTGGCCTACTGGATGCTGCGCAGAAAGCTGCCGCACGGGGACAACCGGGTGGTGGGCTTTGCCAAGCGCGCCTACGCGCCGGTGCTGGACTGGGCCTTGAACCGCCGCCGCACGGTGGTGGTGGTGGCGCTGGCGGTGTTCGGGCTGGCGCTGGTGGCGGCCTCGCGCCTGGGCTCGGAGTTCCTGCCCGAACTGGACGAAGGCACCATCTGGGTCAACGTGCGCCTGCCGGCCAGCGTCTCCAACGACGAGGCGGCGCGCATGCTGCGCCAGGTGCGGCAGGCCCTGCGCACCGTGCCCGAGGTGCGCACCACGGTCTCCAAGGCCGGGCAGCCCGAGGACGGCACCGATCCCAAGACCATCTCCATGGCCGAGGTCTTCGTGGACGTGAAGCCCGCCGAGCAGTGGCGCCCCGGCCTCACGCATGCGCAGCTCATCGAGGAGATGGACCGTGCCGTGTCGGCCATTCCCGGCATGGAGCCAGCGTTCTCCCAGCCCATCCGCGACAACGTGCTCGAATCAATCTCGCAGATCGACGGACAGATCGTCATCAAGGTGGCCGGCGACGACCTGGTGCAGCTCAAGCGCCTGACGCAGTCCATCGAAAGCGAGATCCGCCAGGTGCCCGGCGTGTACCGCGCCGAGATCGACCGCCTGGGCGACCTGCCGCAGCTGGTGATCGACATCGACCGTGACCGCGCCGCGCGCTACGGCCTGAACGTGGGCGACATCCAGGACGTGATCGAAGCCGCGCTCGCGGGCAAGACCACCACCAACCTGTGGGAGGGCGAGCGCAAGTTCGCCGTGGCGGTGCGCATGCCGGAAGACCGCCGCGCGCTCTCCCGCCTGCCCGACACGCCCATCGCCACGCCGGACGGCGGCTACACCACGCTGGGCAGCGTGGCGCGCATCCGCGAGACCAGCGGCGCCATGAACATCGCCCGCGAGGCCGGCCGCCGCACCATGGCCATCGGCATCTTCATCAAGGACCGCGACATGGGCTCGGTCGTGAAGGACATGCAGACCCGCGTGCAGGCGAACGTGCCGCTGCCGGCGGGCTACCAGGTCAACTGGTCGGGCGAGTTCGAGAACCAGGAACGCGCCATGAAGCGCCTGTCGGTGGTCGTGCCCATCTCGCTGCTGCTGATCTTCGTGCTGCTGTTCGACGCCTTCAAGTCGTTCAAGATGGCCTCGCTGATCCTCATCAACGTGCCCCTGGCGCTCATCGGCGGCTTCGTCGCGCTCTGGGTCTTCGGCATTCCGCTGTCGGTGTCGGCGGCCATCGGCTTCATCGCGCTGTCAGGGCAGGCGGTGCTCAACGGCGTGGTGATGCTGTCGGTGTTCCAGCAGCTCCAGGCGGGCGGTGCGAGCGTGGTCGAGGCCGTGCGCCAGGGCTCCATGCAGCGCCTGCGCACCGTGCTCATGACCGCCCTGCTCGCCATGCTGGGCCTGCTGCCCATGGCGCTCTCGCACGAGATCGGCTCGGAGACGCAGCGGCCCCTGGCCATCGTGGTCATCGGCGGGCTGGTGACCGCGACGCTGCTCACGCTGGTGGTGCTGCCGGCGCTGTACGTGGCGTGGTTCGGACCGAAGGACCGGGCCCCCTCAGGCCAGCCCACCACGGCGTGA
- a CDS encoding methyl-accepting chemotaxis protein produces MNLFSLMRLFTIRFRMIGAIGVVLALLGLLGGAGMLGMFRIYSMSEDFIGHSYAEVGYLAQLRGEMGAIRQYEKDMIIQYEKPEGVKQAHTQWLAALDRAKQVAARFERLSGISDTNFAQEIVRRLDSYRDQFAHVARQLESGGYDTATIANRMSGKAVAEFGEADKLLLALDTRLRAEVDSVIKNQESASQQTKWLFLLAVLITVVVVVPLTLLNMVSIVRPLVAARALAQSIAKGDLSQRMQVEGKDEVADLQRSLVEMQNSLSALVSQVRDSSGNIATASQEIATGNQDLSARTEQTASNAQEAVASLAQLTATVQQTASSSQVANQLVSSASGIATRGGSVVQQAVSSMHEISASSRKISDIIGLIDSIAFQTNILALNAAVEAARAGEQGRGFAVVASEVRSLAQRSAAAASDIKGLISTSVSAVDGGVRHVEDAGKAMKEIVDSVQRVSDIIGEINSAAAEQATGIGQVNSSVGEIDRMTQQNAALVEESAAAAESLREQAARLSQVVQQFHLGDAHAAGAAGHPAPATLASGRAPALLPA; encoded by the coding sequence ATGAATTTGTTTTCGCTCATGCGGCTGTTCACCATCCGGTTCCGGATGATCGGAGCCATCGGTGTAGTGCTGGCGTTGCTGGGGCTGCTGGGCGGTGCGGGCATGCTGGGCATGTTCCGCATCTATTCCATGAGCGAAGACTTCATCGGTCACTCGTATGCCGAAGTGGGCTACCTCGCGCAGCTGCGCGGCGAGATGGGGGCCATCCGCCAGTACGAGAAGGACATGATCATCCAGTACGAAAAGCCCGAAGGCGTGAAGCAGGCGCACACGCAGTGGCTGGCCGCGCTGGACCGTGCCAAGCAGGTGGCCGCGCGCTTCGAGCGCCTGTCGGGCATCTCGGACACGAACTTCGCGCAGGAGATCGTGCGCCGCCTGGACAGCTACCGCGACCAGTTCGCCCATGTGGCGCGCCAGCTGGAGTCCGGCGGCTACGACACGGCCACGATTGCCAACCGCATGAGCGGCAAGGCCGTGGCCGAGTTCGGCGAGGCCGACAAGCTGCTGCTGGCACTGGACACGCGCCTGCGCGCCGAGGTGGACAGCGTCATCAAGAACCAGGAGAGCGCCTCGCAGCAGACCAAGTGGCTGTTCCTGCTGGCCGTGCTGATCACCGTGGTGGTGGTGGTGCCGCTGACCCTGCTGAACATGGTGTCCATCGTGCGCCCGCTGGTGGCTGCTCGGGCCCTGGCCCAGTCCATCGCCAAGGGCGATCTGTCCCAGCGCATGCAGGTGGAGGGCAAGGACGAAGTGGCCGATCTGCAGCGCTCGCTGGTGGAAATGCAGAACAGCCTGAGCGCGCTGGTGTCCCAGGTACGCGATTCGAGCGGCAACATCGCCACGGCCAGCCAGGAGATCGCCACCGGCAACCAGGATCTGTCCGCCCGTACCGAGCAGACCGCCAGCAACGCCCAGGAGGCCGTGGCCTCGCTGGCCCAGCTCACGGCCACGGTGCAGCAGACGGCGTCGTCCTCGCAGGTGGCCAACCAGCTGGTCAGCTCGGCGTCGGGCATCGCCACGCGCGGCGGCAGCGTCGTGCAGCAGGCCGTGTCCAGCATGCATGAGATCTCGGCGTCCAGCCGCAAGATCAGCGACATCATCGGCCTGATCGACTCCATCGCCTTCCAGACCAACATCCTGGCGCTGAACGCGGCGGTGGAAGCGGCCCGAGCGGGCGAGCAGGGCCGGGGCTTTGCGGTGGTGGCCAGCGAAGTGCGCAGCCTGGCGCAGCGCAGCGCCGCTGCGGCCAGCGACATCAAGGGCCTGATCAGCACCAGCGTGTCGGCCGTGGATGGCGGTGTGCGCCACGTGGAAGACGCCGGCAAGGCCATGAAGGAAATCGTAGACAGCGTGCAGCGCGTGTCCGACATCATCGGCGAAATCAATTCGGCAGCCGCCGAGCAGGCCACCGGCATCGGCCAGGTGAACAGCTCCGTGGGCGAGATCGACCGCATGACGCAGCAGAACGCCGCGCTGGTGGAAGAGTCTGCCGCCGCGGCCGAGTCGCTGCGCGAGCAGGCCGCACGCCTGTCGCAGGTGGTGCAGCAGTTCCACCTGGGCGATGCCCACGCGGCAGGGGCTGCCGGGCACCCCGCACCGGCCACGCTGGCCTCCGGCCGCGCTCCGGCGCTGCTGCCGGCCTGA